In Desulfosediminicola ganghwensis, a single window of DNA contains:
- a CDS encoding extracellular solute-binding protein, whose protein sequence is MRHFLSVILLFILTLANGSTGYGAHGITLNGELRYPADFEQFEYTSSDAAVKGGELVLHGTGGFDKMNPFTLKGTAPDLIEMLLFDSLGVASLDETSAEYGLIAQDIEVAEDGLSMVYTINPKARFSDGSPVTAEDVKFSFDTLKGPEVHPFYPYYYRDIKEILVLDEMRVQLSFSQPNRELPMIATQVPVMSRAGYEDGESRDGFPKAPIGSGPYVVGKVKPNKSITYTRNPDYWAKDHPTRKGMFNFDKITIEYYKDSVVAVEAFKAGEFDILSVYIAKQWARDMDGPAFSSGRLKKDLFPHGNNAGMQGFLMNSRRELFSDRKVRRAIGLAFDFEWTNEALFYGQYTRADSFFSNSYLAARQLPEGLELEYLNEYRDTLPAEVFSTPPAPPAARDWRELRDNLQQAQELLKEAGYVVKDQKLVDSQGKQFEFEILLVQPTFQRVMAPFVRNLEKLGMKVQYRAIDMTLYSSRLKKFDFDMIVMSYGQSMSPGNEQRNFWHSEAADKEGSRNYAGIRSPAIDGLVDKVIYARNQEQLTAACKALDRALWYGYYLVPNWYMSGYRIAYRDKFFMPEVLPKYYSPSALFMTWWSREKAE, encoded by the coding sequence ATGCGCCATTTTCTTTCTGTAATTCTGTTGTTTATTCTTACTCTCGCAAATGGGAGCACAGGTTATGGTGCTCATGGTATCACCCTGAACGGTGAACTGCGCTATCCCGCTGATTTCGAACAGTTCGAATATACTTCATCCGATGCTGCGGTCAAAGGCGGTGAGCTGGTGCTCCATGGCACAGGAGGGTTCGACAAAATGAATCCTTTTACCCTGAAGGGCACGGCTCCCGACCTTATTGAGATGCTCCTTTTTGATAGCCTTGGAGTCGCAAGCCTTGATGAGACTTCTGCAGAATATGGTCTTATAGCTCAGGATATTGAAGTTGCTGAAGACGGTCTCTCCATGGTGTATACCATTAACCCGAAAGCACGGTTCAGCGATGGAAGCCCGGTAACTGCTGAAGATGTAAAATTTTCCTTCGACACCTTGAAAGGCCCTGAAGTACATCCTTTTTATCCATATTACTATCGTGATATTAAAGAAATACTGGTTTTAGACGAGATGAGGGTACAGTTGTCGTTCAGCCAGCCGAACAGGGAATTGCCAATGATCGCGACCCAGGTCCCGGTAATGTCTCGGGCGGGCTATGAGGATGGCGAGAGTAGGGACGGATTTCCCAAAGCGCCCATTGGCTCCGGACCGTATGTGGTGGGAAAGGTGAAACCGAACAAATCTATTACCTATACACGAAATCCTGATTATTGGGCCAAAGATCATCCGACCCGGAAAGGGATGTTCAATTTCGATAAAATTACCATCGAATATTACAAAGACTCGGTGGTAGCTGTTGAGGCCTTTAAAGCCGGCGAGTTTGATATCCTTTCCGTTTATATTGCCAAACAGTGGGCCAGGGATATGGATGGCCCTGCATTTTCTTCAGGTCGGTTGAAGAAGGACTTGTTCCCGCATGGGAATAACGCCGGTATGCAGGGTTTTTTGATGAATAGCCGCAGGGAGCTTTTCAGTGATCGCAAGGTTCGTCGGGCAATAGGGTTGGCCTTTGATTTTGAATGGACCAACGAAGCACTCTTTTATGGTCAATACACCAGGGCCGATTCTTTTTTCAGCAATTCCTATCTGGCAGCTAGACAACTGCCGGAGGGACTGGAGCTCGAGTACTTAAACGAATATCGGGATACTCTGCCTGCAGAGGTCTTTAGCACTCCGCCGGCGCCACCAGCGGCCAGAGACTGGCGGGAACTGCGGGATAATCTACAGCAAGCCCAGGAGTTGCTCAAGGAAGCGGGATATGTGGTGAAAGACCAGAAACTGGTTGATAGCCAGGGGAAGCAATTTGAGTTTGAAATTCTTCTGGTTCAACCAACCTTTCAGCGGGTGATGGCCCCTTTCGTACGTAATCTTGAGAAGCTTGGCATGAAGGTGCAGTACAGAGCAATTGATATGACTCTTTACAGCTCGAGATTGAAAAAATTTGATTTTGATATGATCGTTATGAGCTATGGTCAATCTATGTCACCGGGCAATGAGCAGAGGAATTTCTGGCACTCGGAGGCAGCTGACAAAGAAGGGTCCAGAAATTATGCGGGAATACGTTCTCCGGCAATTGATGGTCTGGTAGATAAGGTTATTTATGCGCGTAATCAGGAACAATTAACAGCGGCTTGCAAAGCCCTGGATCGGGCACTCTGGTACGGCTATTATCTGGTGCCCAACTGGTATATGAGCGGTTACAGGATTGCCTATCGCGATAAATTTTTTATGCCTGAAGTGTTGCCAAAGTATTATTCTCCCAGCGCTTTATTTATGACCTGGTGGAGCCGTGAAAAGGCTGAATAG
- a CDS encoding 3-isopropylmalate dehydratase small subunit, whose amino-acid sequence MKKFGGPAIFFDRNDINTDEIIPAKYLTEITKTALKPHLLEDLLLDGKAFDPTAPALQNANVVVARENFGCGSSREHAVWAFEVNDINVIIAESFARIFRQNMFNCGILAIQLPKEDINKLFAIEGDVAIDVDMSKCEMTATSTKGGEPVVCSFDMNSFDKDLVSAGGWLAYADQKF is encoded by the coding sequence ATGAAAAAGTTTGGCGGTCCTGCTATATTTTTTGACAGAAACGACATTAATACTGACGAAATCATCCCGGCAAAATATCTGACCGAGATCACCAAGACAGCACTAAAACCACATCTCCTCGAAGATCTTCTTCTTGACGGCAAGGCTTTCGATCCCACTGCCCCGGCACTGCAGAACGCCAATGTCGTTGTTGCCAGAGAGAACTTCGGCTGTGGTTCTTCCCGTGAGCATGCAGTGTGGGCTTTTGAAGTCAACGATATTAACGTTATCATCGCCGAGAGCTTTGCGCGCATTTTCCGTCAGAACATGTTCAACTGCGGCATTCTGGCAATCCAACTCCCCAAGGAAGATATCAACAAACTCTTCGCCATAGAGGGTGATGTTGCCATTGATGTAGACATGAGCAAATGCGAAATGACAGCAACCTCCACCAAAGGCGGAGAACCTGTGGTATGCTCATTCGATATGAATTCGTTCGATAAAGATCTTGTCAGCGCTGGTGGCTGGCTCGCATATGCAGACCAGAAGTTCTAG
- a CDS encoding 3-isopropylmalate dehydratase large subunit has translation MGKTIAEKIFEAHLRDQPTPENMVLDLDVVMCHEITTPIAIMDLVEKGMDKVFDNTKIKAVIDHVTPAKDSKTATQGKIMRDWAKRHQIKDFFDVGQNGVCHALFPEKGFVRPGYTIIMGDSHTCTHGAFGAFAAGVGTTDLEVGIYKGVCSFRTPKTMKVVLEGELSRGVTAKDVILAIIKKITVNGATDRIIEFVGPVVDNMSMAARMTLCNMAIEAGGTCGICMPDKVTAEYLWPFIKDEYTTIDDAVADYQKWHSDPDADYEQVLTIDVTELSPQVTHGFKPDQVKDIQELAGSPVDQIYIGSCTNGRIEDLRDAAQVLKGKKLADGVRGIVTPATPAVYSQALEEGIIRIFMDAGFCVLNPTCGACLGMSSGVLAEGEVCASTTNRNFNGRMGKGGMVHLMSPYSAAAAAVAGTIVDPREYLN, from the coding sequence ATGGGAAAAACCATAGCTGAGAAAATATTTGAAGCTCACTTGCGAGACCAACCGACCCCGGAAAATATGGTTCTCGATCTAGATGTCGTCATGTGCCATGAAATCACCACTCCTATCGCCATTATGGATCTGGTCGAAAAAGGTATGGACAAGGTTTTTGACAACACCAAAATCAAGGCAGTTATCGATCATGTAACCCCTGCCAAAGATTCCAAGACTGCAACCCAGGGCAAAATCATGCGCGACTGGGCCAAGCGTCACCAGATCAAGGACTTTTTTGACGTAGGCCAAAACGGTGTATGCCACGCTCTCTTCCCGGAGAAAGGCTTCGTCCGCCCAGGCTACACTATTATTATGGGAGACTCTCATACCTGCACCCATGGCGCTTTCGGTGCTTTTGCAGCAGGTGTCGGCACCACTGACCTCGAAGTTGGCATTTACAAGGGTGTCTGCTCTTTTAGAACCCCTAAAACCATGAAAGTGGTCCTAGAGGGCGAATTGAGCCGCGGTGTAACCGCCAAAGACGTCATTCTGGCAATCATTAAGAAAATCACAGTAAACGGGGCAACTGACAGGATTATTGAATTTGTCGGACCGGTTGTAGACAACATGTCAATGGCTGCTCGTATGACCCTTTGCAATATGGCAATCGAGGCTGGCGGCACCTGTGGCATCTGCATGCCGGACAAGGTTACCGCTGAGTACCTCTGGCCGTTTATCAAAGATGAGTACACCACAATTGATGACGCCGTTGCAGATTACCAGAAATGGCACTCAGATCCAGACGCTGACTATGAACAGGTGTTGACCATCGATGTGACTGAACTCTCGCCACAGGTTACTCACGGCTTCAAACCTGATCAGGTCAAAGACATTCAGGAACTGGCCGGCTCCCCTGTCGATCAGATTTATATCGGTTCATGTACCAACGGCAGAATTGAAGACCTTCGTGATGCCGCCCAGGTCCTTAAAGGGAAGAAACTTGCCGATGGCGTGCGCGGAATCGTTACCCCTGCAACCCCGGCTGTTTACAGCCAGGCTCTCGAAGAAGGTATCATCCGTATCTTCATGGATGCAGGCTTCTGCGTTCTGAACCCGACCTGCGGCGCCTGTCTTGGAATGAGTTCCGGTGTTCTGGCTGAAGGCGAAGTGTGCGCTTCTACCACCAACAGAAACTTCAACGGACGAATGGGTAAAGGCGGTATGGTTCATCTCATGAGCCCATACAGTGCAGCTGCCGCCGCTGTTGCCGGCACCATTGTCGATCCCCGCGAATATCTTAACTAA
- a CDS encoding YcaO-like family protein — protein sequence MKKKTLQFNDCLKTFTRDQDKAISPEDTLKRFYQQVEKLDVNIMNEINRIDNGRLDIPVYFSVCGEDASKLTGTKKQMGKGASPVQAEASACMELAERFSFFSFKNDAGNFITGDYPQMIKAGYPVMSMELLLESVHDTTTPVATLEKLLEGIPMQWTWSTNITTGENVLVPFSWFFAINEFNGPSSGNTYEEAALQGLCEIIERHVCSLIDHQEIETPLIDPASVKDPVAKELLEKFEKNGIEMYLNDFTLDTGICTVGALAIDRSTFPGLSEIVYTAGTSTCPEKAVIRAVTEVAQLAGDFNSGANYVASGLRKPLSMDEVKYLTESSKCTTISKMANLTDNNMRVELEKSINALKERGMQIFMMDVTHEKLDIPALYTIIPGAHFRERSMVQDVGLFAAKLLFDLVDDPELLENKMQQMEGLMPEAYFLEFYRGKNFVTMGFPESAIAHFDKALTLNPEQEDLPYIYSYKGHCLKEMEKYDEAIKVLKQGTDEDDERPDLHNMLGVCFFKREEHETAIYHFKRAVELNPASGIDYANLGVNYSRLGKRDEAIEYFTVALTIDPSLDFAKQELSGLMKAE from the coding sequence ATGAAAAAGAAGACCCTGCAGTTTAATGACTGTCTCAAAACATTCACCAGGGATCAGGATAAGGCGATCAGCCCGGAAGATACCCTGAAGAGATTTTACCAACAGGTTGAAAAGCTTGACGTTAATATCATGAACGAGATTAACAGGATCGACAACGGAAGGCTCGATATCCCTGTTTACTTCAGTGTTTGTGGTGAAGATGCAAGTAAATTGACTGGTACCAAGAAGCAGATGGGTAAAGGTGCTTCTCCGGTTCAGGCAGAGGCGTCCGCCTGTATGGAGCTTGCCGAGCGCTTTTCCTTCTTTTCATTCAAAAACGATGCAGGCAACTTTATCACCGGTGATTATCCGCAAATGATAAAAGCGGGTTACCCGGTTATGTCCATGGAGTTGCTGCTTGAGTCGGTTCATGATACGACCACACCGGTTGCAACTCTTGAGAAGTTACTTGAAGGCATTCCAATGCAGTGGACCTGGTCCACCAATATCACCACTGGAGAGAATGTCCTGGTGCCTTTCTCCTGGTTTTTTGCAATCAATGAGTTTAACGGCCCATCCTCCGGTAATACCTATGAAGAGGCTGCCTTGCAGGGGCTCTGTGAGATCATTGAGCGTCATGTCTGCTCCCTGATTGATCATCAGGAAATAGAGACACCGCTCATAGACCCCGCTTCCGTAAAAGATCCGGTTGCCAAAGAGTTGCTTGAGAAATTTGAGAAGAACGGCATTGAGATGTATCTCAACGACTTCACACTCGATACCGGCATATGTACCGTAGGTGCCCTGGCTATCGATCGCTCCACTTTTCCTGGGTTGAGTGAGATAGTCTACACTGCCGGAACTTCTACCTGCCCTGAAAAAGCAGTAATCAGGGCAGTGACTGAGGTTGCCCAGCTTGCTGGTGACTTCAACAGTGGTGCAAACTATGTTGCCTCCGGTCTGCGTAAGCCGCTTTCCATGGATGAGGTAAAATATCTTACCGAGTCTTCAAAGTGTACGACCATTTCGAAGATGGCAAATCTCACCGATAACAACATGAGAGTTGAGCTTGAGAAAAGCATCAATGCGCTCAAAGAGCGGGGAATGCAGATTTTCATGATGGATGTAACCCATGAAAAACTGGATATCCCGGCATTGTACACCATTATTCCCGGCGCGCATTTCCGTGAGAGATCAATGGTTCAGGATGTTGGTCTTTTTGCAGCCAAGTTGCTGTTTGACCTGGTAGATGACCCGGAACTGCTTGAGAACAAGATGCAGCAGATGGAAGGCCTCATGCCGGAAGCGTACTTCCTGGAGTTTTATCGTGGTAAGAACTTCGTGACCATGGGCTTCCCTGAATCTGCCATTGCTCATTTCGACAAGGCACTGACCTTGAACCCCGAGCAGGAAGATCTGCCATACATATACTCCTATAAGGGCCACTGCCTGAAAGAGATGGAGAAATACGACGAGGCGATCAAGGTGCTGAAGCAGGGCACTGATGAAGATGATGAGCGTCCTGATCTACACAATATGCTTGGCGTATGCTTTTTTAAGAGAGAAGAGCATGAGACCGCAATCTATCATTTCAAGCGGGCTGTTGAGCTGAACCCGGCTTCTGGTATCGACTACGCAAACCTGGGCGTGAACTACAGCAGATTGGGAAAAAGGGATGAGGCTATCGAATATTTCACCGTCGCCCTGACCATAGACCCGTCGCTTGACTTTGCCAAGCAGGAGCTCTCCGGCCTGATGAAGGCAGAGTAG
- a CDS encoding IS4 family transposase, translating to MAHCNTIINQIASFLPRHDFEKLARMYHGGQKFRSFNRWTQFMSMTIAQITGRKSLRDLISNLAVKGKRIYHLGMRPTSRATLSRVNEQQPNDLYRELFFKLLKRCEEKAPQHRFKFKGKIYLLDATTIKLCLSVFPWATYRKTKGAIKPHFGLDADGYLPVFMDMTDGKTHDLEWARPLDIPPGSCVVFDRGYTDYKWYGELDKRKITFVTRLKSNSGAYQFGNRRKPDAEDVLSDYKVKLPGHQFTFRLIKYRDSETGKVYQFLTNSKKIKASEVAGIYKERWQIELFFKWIKQNLKVKTFLGTSENAVLTQLWIALCVYLLLSFFKFMAKFRGSISELLRLLQLNLFEKRPLSDLLKPPDRIRRPPTSPQLYLWNQL from the coding sequence ATGGCGCATTGTAACACAATTATCAATCAGATTGCTTCATTTCTTCCGAGACATGATTTTGAAAAATTGGCCAGAATGTACCATGGTGGCCAAAAGTTTCGCTCCTTCAACCGCTGGACCCAATTTATGTCGATGACTATTGCCCAGATAACCGGAAGGAAAAGCCTTCGTGATTTGATTAGCAATCTTGCCGTAAAGGGTAAACGCATCTATCACCTGGGCATGAGACCAACCAGCCGAGCGACTCTTTCGCGAGTCAACGAGCAGCAGCCTAACGATTTATACAGAGAACTCTTTTTCAAACTGCTCAAGCGGTGCGAGGAAAAGGCTCCACAACACCGCTTTAAATTTAAGGGAAAAATTTACCTCCTTGATGCTACAACCATCAAACTTTGTCTTTCTGTTTTTCCTTGGGCGACCTACCGCAAAACCAAAGGTGCGATCAAACCCCACTTCGGGCTTGATGCCGATGGCTATCTGCCAGTTTTTATGGACATGACAGATGGTAAAACACATGATCTTGAATGGGCAAGACCGCTTGACATCCCGCCAGGTTCGTGTGTCGTATTTGACCGTGGCTACACTGATTACAAATGGTATGGCGAACTCGACAAGCGGAAGATAACGTTCGTTACTCGACTCAAAAGCAACTCGGGAGCCTATCAATTCGGCAATCGACGAAAGCCAGATGCAGAAGATGTTTTGTCGGATTACAAAGTAAAGCTTCCAGGCCATCAATTTACTTTTCGCCTAATCAAGTATCGTGATTCTGAAACCGGAAAAGTGTACCAGTTTCTTACTAACTCTAAGAAGATCAAGGCTTCAGAGGTTGCCGGGATATACAAGGAGCGATGGCAAATTGAACTGTTTTTCAAGTGGATCAAGCAGAACCTGAAGGTCAAAACTTTTTTGGGAACCTCGGAAAATGCTGTACTGACCCAACTCTGGATCGCACTTTGCGTTTACCTCCTGCTCAGCTTTTTCAAGTTCATGGCAAAGTTTCGAGGTTCGATTTCTGAACTCCTAAGGTTATTGCAATTGAATCTTTTTGAAAAACGACCGTTGTCAGACCTACTGAAGCCGCCTGACAGAATTCGTAGGCCCCCTACTTCTCCACAACTTTACTTGTGGAATCAACTATGA
- a CDS encoding STAS domain-containing protein, translated as MTDITMSDSRVTIIRASEFESIKDGLEDMENALQFLSANESQPLLEIDRFLFLDLSGFNIIGSKLIGLFCSLIVDKKISVLALCGLQPTVKDVLRRYGIITSNFSGEPITDTSTGTRFRDDLGRIVTFQSVEEGLSSLIPK; from the coding sequence ATGACTGATATCACCATGAGTGACAGTCGAGTCACAATTATTCGCGCTTCAGAGTTCGAATCGATAAAAGACGGCCTGGAAGATATGGAAAATGCATTACAGTTCCTCTCGGCCAACGAGAGTCAGCCCCTGCTGGAAATTGATAGATTTCTTTTTCTTGACCTCTCTGGATTCAATATCATAGGTTCTAAACTTATCGGATTGTTCTGCTCGCTGATTGTCGATAAGAAGATTTCTGTCCTCGCATTATGCGGCTTGCAGCCGACAGTGAAGGATGTTTTAAGGCGTTATGGGATTATTACTTCGAATTTTTCTGGTGAACCCATCACAGACACCAGCACAGGCACCCGGTTTCGAGATGATCTGGGAAGAATTGTAACGTTTCAGTCGGTCGAAGAAGGCCTCTCCAGCCTGATACCAAAATAG
- a CDS encoding IS91 family transposase: MDIKSLINKYFDLYMIRHGGNAIPEQLRALRDIQQCRTPQSGELYARCPDCQHGEWRPLSCGNRHCPTCLNHQTSSWLDKQQAKLMPVPYFLATFTLPYELRYLAYGHQKTVYSLMFKCVAEVLRSFAANPKHLGAEIGMTMILHTHARDLSFHPHIHVLIPGGGIDKRFGKWRKVKNDYLFNGFALAKTFRGKFLDMLKSTGLSLPQNLPEKWVAHCECVGNGFPALKYLARYLYRGVISEKNIVASHNGNVTFKYRDSRTDELRYSTVKAEDFLNILVKHVLPRGFRRVRDYGFLHANARKIRTLIQLILHVFTPIVPKQRQRPKYSCPKCKAAMLVIRFRFDYGRSG, from the coding sequence ATGGACATTAAATCACTCATCAACAAATACTTCGACCTGTACATGATTCGTCATGGCGGCAATGCCATCCCAGAGCAACTGAGGGCTTTGAGGGACATACAGCAGTGTCGAACCCCTCAATCTGGCGAACTCTATGCACGATGCCCTGATTGCCAGCATGGAGAATGGCGCCCCCTCTCGTGCGGCAACCGCCACTGCCCAACCTGCCTCAATCACCAGACCAGTTCCTGGCTTGATAAACAGCAGGCGAAGCTCATGCCGGTCCCCTACTTCCTGGCCACCTTTACCTTACCATATGAACTGCGATACCTGGCATACGGGCACCAGAAAACTGTCTATTCCCTGATGTTCAAATGCGTCGCTGAAGTCCTTAGATCCTTTGCTGCGAACCCAAAACATCTTGGAGCGGAGATCGGCATGACCATGATCCTGCACACCCACGCGCGAGACCTCTCGTTTCACCCCCACATTCATGTACTCATCCCTGGCGGCGGTATAGATAAACGATTCGGCAAGTGGAGAAAGGTGAAAAATGACTATCTCTTCAATGGATTTGCCCTGGCCAAAACCTTCCGCGGCAAATTCCTCGACATGCTGAAATCAACAGGCCTGTCCCTGCCTCAAAATCTGCCTGAAAAGTGGGTTGCCCATTGTGAATGCGTGGGCAATGGCTTCCCGGCCCTGAAATATCTGGCCAGATATCTCTATCGAGGCGTCATCAGCGAGAAAAATATTGTGGCAAGTCACAACGGAAATGTCACTTTCAAGTACCGTGACAGTAGGACTGATGAGCTAAGATATTCCACAGTAAAAGCAGAGGATTTCCTGAACATCCTGGTCAAGCATGTCCTGCCGAGAGGCTTCAGACGCGTGCGGGATTACGGTTTTCTGCACGCCAATGCCAGAAAAATCAGAACCCTCATTCAGCTTATACTGCATGTCTTTACCCCAATAGTGCCAAAACAGCGGCAAAGGCCAAAGTATTCCTGCCCAAAATGCAAGGCGGCTATGCTGGTGATACGCTTTCGATTCGACTACGGCAGATCAGGATAA
- a CDS encoding ATP-binding protein, with product MIVFTKSIRTERHAISSFLHEFRIGYLKWQKLDQKIKDRIEFCLMEAIENAYEHGNKQQEHKIITIRCWHDKDTYTYSVTDEGEGFRPDIPEEPPPLSQKQGRGLYGMKCYADSLHFNDKGNAITFMFRAKRF from the coding sequence ATGATTGTATTCACAAAATCTATCCGTACCGAACGCCACGCCATCTCCTCCTTTTTGCATGAGTTCCGGATCGGTTACCTCAAATGGCAAAAACTGGACCAGAAGATCAAAGACCGAATAGAATTTTGCCTGATGGAGGCAATAGAAAATGCCTATGAACACGGCAACAAACAACAGGAACATAAGATAATAACCATCCGGTGCTGGCATGATAAAGATACATACACATACAGTGTAACAGATGAGGGGGAAGGATTCAGACCCGACATACCGGAAGAACCACCACCATTATCCCAAAAACAGGGGCGTGGGCTATATGGCATGAAATGCTACGCAGACTCTTTACATTTCAATGATAAAGGGAACGCCATAACATTTATGTTTCGTGCAAAGAGGTTTTAA
- a CDS encoding DUF1653 domain-containing protein, producing the protein MSDIKPGIYKHYKNKKYKVICQATHSETGEEVVVYQCLYGDHSMWVRPKQMFTELIEVDGRKVPRFEFMSEI; encoded by the coding sequence ATGTCGGATATTAAGCCTGGTATTTACAAACATTATAAAAACAAGAAATACAAAGTTATTTGTCAAGCGACACACTCAGAAACAGGAGAAGAGGTTGTTGTGTACCAATGTTTATATGGTGATCACAGCATGTGGGTACGACCAAAACAAATGTTCACTGAGTTGATTGAAGTCGATGGGAGAAAGGTTCCTAGATTTGAATTTATGTCTGAAATTTAA
- a CDS encoding cold-shock protein yields the protein MSDRVKGKVKWFNASKGYGFLERPDGQGDVFVHYSAIKGDGFRSLEEGEPVEFSVAKTEKGLQAEDVSKVD from the coding sequence ATGTCAGATCGTGTGAAAGGCAAGGTCAAATGGTTTAATGCAAGTAAAGGGTACGGTTTTCTGGAAAGGCCAGACGGGCAGGGTGATGTTTTCGTGCACTACAGCGCCATTAAGGGAGACGGTTTTCGCAGTCTCGAAGAAGGGGAACCGGTAGAATTTTCAGTGGCTAAAACTGAAAAAGGTCTACAGGCTGAAGATGTCTCAAAAGTGGATTGA
- the tsaE gene encoding tRNA (adenosine(37)-N6)-threonylcarbamoyltransferase complex ATPase subunit type 1 TsaE: MQSIRFSLTSREETEKFGFSLGASAKPGDVICLDGDLGAGKTTLSQSIARGVEVPGDCYVTSPSFTIFHEYPGRIPMYHMDFYRLGDAAEVEDLGFDEYFYLSGLTVIEWAIRAEEILPEERLHIMIEVSGDESRAVQCLFADKRWRELIEKALDDAGVSQ, translated from the coding sequence ATGCAATCAATACGTTTCTCATTAACTAGCCGTGAGGAGACCGAGAAATTCGGTTTCTCCCTTGGGGCGTCTGCAAAGCCTGGTGATGTCATTTGCCTCGATGGTGATCTCGGTGCAGGTAAGACCACACTTTCCCAGAGTATAGCCAGAGGTGTAGAGGTACCTGGAGACTGTTATGTCACCAGTCCATCATTTACTATCTTTCATGAGTATCCTGGCAGAATTCCGATGTACCACATGGATTTTTATCGCCTGGGAGACGCTGCGGAGGTGGAGGATCTCGGCTTTGATGAGTATTTTTATTTATCGGGTCTCACCGTCATTGAGTGGGCTATTCGGGCTGAAGAAATACTGCCTGAAGAACGCCTGCACATCATGATTGAAGTATCCGGAGACGAGTCGCGCGCAGTACAGTGCCTGTTTGCCGATAAGAGATGGCGTGAGCTTATCGAGAAAGCGTTGGATGATGCAGGTGTTTCGCAATAA
- a CDS encoding DnaJ C-terminal domain-containing protein has protein sequence MGYYEKLGVAKSATTSEIKKAYRKLALKYHPDKTKGDKASEEKFKEISEAYAVLSDAEKKRQYDTYGSAGFHQRYSQEDIFRNFDLNDILRQFGFGGGMGGQHQSGFSNGMGGGNYNFFNQGNMHGGGCGGGCHQPEKGQDMTYQITVTLEEILSGAERSISLRKNGQPEQVSVKIPKGIEAGKRLRLRGKGGPSRNGGPSGDLYLKVDVADHAVFSRDGEDLIVTQHLNFSDICMGGKVEVQTLEGKKFNVSVPKGTIDGAKLRIRGYGLPSGPLGERGNLYVKLAVRVPEELSEDQLKIVEQLKEVGL, from the coding sequence ATGGGATATTACGAAAAGTTAGGTGTTGCCAAGAGCGCAACTACCAGTGAAATCAAGAAAGCTTACAGAAAACTTGCGCTGAAATATCACCCTGATAAAACCAAGGGCGACAAGGCATCTGAAGAAAAGTTCAAGGAAATCAGTGAAGCATATGCCGTCCTTTCTGATGCTGAGAAAAAAAGGCAGTATGATACGTATGGTTCTGCAGGTTTTCACCAGCGGTATTCACAGGAAGACATCTTCAGAAATTTTGATTTGAACGACATTTTGCGCCAATTTGGTTTTGGCGGTGGAATGGGTGGGCAGCATCAATCCGGTTTTAGCAACGGCATGGGAGGAGGAAACTATAATTTCTTCAACCAGGGCAACATGCACGGAGGAGGCTGTGGTGGCGGTTGTCACCAACCTGAAAAAGGCCAGGATATGACCTATCAGATCACCGTGACACTGGAGGAAATATTGAGTGGCGCGGAACGATCCATCTCCCTCAGAAAGAATGGTCAACCTGAGCAGGTAAGCGTAAAAATCCCTAAGGGTATCGAGGCAGGAAAGCGATTGCGCCTGCGCGGAAAAGGTGGCCCTTCGAGAAATGGTGGTCCATCTGGAGACCTTTACCTCAAAGTTGATGTTGCAGATCATGCAGTCTTCTCCCGTGACGGTGAAGATCTTATCGTAACCCAGCATCTCAATTTCAGTGATATCTGCATGGGAGGAAAGGTTGAAGTTCAAACTCTTGAGGGTAAGAAATTCAATGTGAGTGTGCCTAAGGGAACCATTGATGGTGCCAAGCTGAGAATTCGAGGCTATGGGTTACCGAGTGGGCCTTTGGGTGAACGGGGCAACCTCTACGTGAAGTTGGCAGTCAGGGTGCCTGAAGAGCTGAGCGAAGACCAGCTTAAGATTGTTGAACAGCTCAAGGAAGTAGGGCTTTAG